One genomic region from Streptomyces venezuelae encodes:
- a CDS encoding RNase adapter RapZ yields MASIRITSYGTGHNDAPTAPDPVVVDTTALRNPPDDPAVRARLTQLTGRHADVAAYVLATPGAHDLIDNARRSIEQRIEGGEQRIDVHVHCYGGRHRSVAIAELLAVDLSVLDDYVHIHHRHIDQPILPARTTA; encoded by the coding sequence ATGGCCAGCATCCGCATCACCTCCTACGGCACCGGACACAACGACGCCCCCACCGCCCCCGACCCCGTCGTCGTCGACACCACCGCCCTGCGCAACCCGCCCGACGACCCCGCCGTCCGCGCCCGACTGACGCAGCTCACCGGACGGCACGCCGACGTCGCCGCCTACGTGCTGGCCACCCCCGGCGCACACGACCTCATCGACAACGCCCGCCGCAGCATCGAGCAGCGCATCGAGGGCGGCGAGCAGCGCATCGACGTCCACGTCCACTGCTACGGCGGCCGACACCGCTCCGTCGCCATCGCCGAACTCCTCGCCGTCGACCTCTCCGTCCTCGACGACTACGTCCACATCCACCACCGCCACATCGACCAGCCGATCCTCCCCGCCCGCACCACCGCCTAG
- a CDS encoding helix-turn-helix domain-containing protein, with product MKRDVGHESMPVPGSTGQPSAEEWAAELEAAPTFGVALGERLQRIRDDDEVTAEDIARTGQRLGLSWHRPTVGQIEKGKRGISAVELLLLPLIYGRPLQDLLPQGTVWLTGEVAARRDAILANVSSPVRGAGMAPGQWHLKGIDMDETVRNVERMVVQVMARWPAGAEHNPNPDEAESKAAKRLNTTPEYVAYAARERWGRGLAAERDARLAERTDLPGASRALQAARGHVTRALLTELEPAIRDYEKNRIDPDGPYEWVRRDGSEPEAGESEDG from the coding sequence ATGAAGCGAGATGTGGGGCATGAATCCATGCCCGTTCCCGGCTCCACGGGGCAACCGAGCGCGGAGGAGTGGGCGGCTGAGCTAGAGGCGGCGCCAACGTTCGGTGTTGCCCTCGGTGAGCGCCTTCAGCGCATCCGGGACGACGACGAGGTGACGGCTGAGGACATTGCCCGGACGGGGCAGAGGCTCGGCCTGTCCTGGCACCGCCCCACAGTCGGCCAGATCGAGAAGGGGAAGCGCGGCATCAGCGCCGTCGAACTCCTCCTGCTGCCGCTGATCTACGGCCGACCGCTACAGGACCTGTTGCCTCAGGGGACGGTGTGGCTCACCGGTGAGGTAGCGGCCAGGCGGGACGCAATCCTCGCTAACGTCAGCAGCCCCGTACGGGGCGCGGGTATGGCGCCGGGGCAATGGCACCTCAAGGGAATCGACATGGACGAGACCGTGCGGAACGTGGAGCGCATGGTCGTTCAGGTCATGGCTCGATGGCCGGCAGGGGCGGAGCACAACCCGAACCCTGACGAGGCGGAGAGCAAGGCGGCCAAGAGGCTTAACACGACACCTGAGTACGTGGCTTACGCCGCGCGCGAGCGGTGGGGGCGTGGGCTTGCGGCCGAGAGAGACGCGCGCCTCGCCGAGCGCACGGATCTCCCAGGGGCCTCGCGGGCGCTCCAGGCTGCAAGGGGGCATGTCACCCGTGCTCTGCTGACGGAGTTGGAGCCTGCGATCAGGGACTACGAGAAGAATCGCATTGATCCGGACGGCCCGTACGAGTGGGTGCGTCGGGATGGATCTGAGCCGGAGGCGGGGGAGTCGGAGGATGGCTGA
- the traB gene encoding plasmid transfer protein TraB has translation MAGRNTTIDVLDDDARGSGGGTIARYLLHRAKPHLPPWLGVAGTGVAGLLGNLRWADSAAAGVGLTAVSVALTGATWWIGRSSSQQRRLHSAITVAAGSAWLTGACLAGPTAGPLDDLYLMGGAALALSWNVRMVMRRTDETPTATGGDKGLLEKVGLARAAIGSTKVEPNRVTAQIALEPGEQTTEDVAKVLPRLASALDLPTTALRFMPNADSARRGELVIVPEDMLAEVLEYDGPTRLGGSIADPLVIGRYDDGSPLVLWLPGDPEVGRNATHLLIAGGTGSGKGDGALNVLTEIVSRTDVNVLLSDPKSFQDFRPLLPAFDWAEEGGPGTEAMVEALQAAIPARTRWLGAHRYRQWTVQAAGKQTDPAHSCRTDGTACGCEGMAYLVAWFEEAANTLRALGDDAFTGIAQEARAAGVSLIVSLQRPSYDQMSTSTRASLPSVLAFGCDPRDEGFALPETVLDAGAHPGAWGNRRPGYCYLVSAGIPEDRYPAPGRTRRFTTRSMDVMEQLADWAAANGAPMDLVTARAFEATVGNAYTHRTRHTPDTAPQPRAVDAEEVNAGMLLDPEDDGIDPDADLPGDELGDDAPLFGADPGRKPTPEEARLLFEEALEEFEEEGRMIVGPKDFSDWCETHGYSRPWISARLKDAALDGRLEPTNQSGRWRIVPALAAA, from the coding sequence ATGGCCGGACGCAACACGACCATAGACGTGCTGGACGACGACGCCCGCGGCTCCGGCGGCGGCACGATCGCCCGCTACCTGCTCCACCGTGCCAAGCCCCACCTGCCGCCGTGGCTCGGCGTCGCCGGAACCGGCGTGGCCGGACTCCTCGGCAACCTGCGGTGGGCGGACAGCGCCGCCGCCGGCGTCGGCCTCACCGCCGTCTCCGTCGCCCTGACCGGCGCCACGTGGTGGATCGGCCGGTCCAGCTCGCAGCAGCGCCGCCTGCACTCCGCCATCACGGTGGCAGCCGGATCGGCGTGGCTGACCGGCGCCTGCCTGGCCGGACCGACGGCGGGGCCGCTGGACGACCTGTACCTGATGGGCGGCGCGGCACTCGCGCTGTCGTGGAACGTGCGCATGGTCATGCGCCGCACCGACGAGACCCCGACCGCGACGGGCGGAGACAAGGGGCTGCTGGAGAAGGTCGGTCTGGCCAGGGCCGCGATCGGGTCGACGAAGGTCGAGCCGAACCGGGTGACCGCTCAGATCGCGCTGGAGCCGGGCGAGCAGACCACCGAAGACGTGGCCAAGGTGCTACCCCGGCTCGCCTCCGCGCTCGACCTGCCGACGACCGCGCTGCGGTTCATGCCGAACGCGGACTCCGCCCGCCGGGGCGAACTGGTCATCGTCCCCGAGGACATGCTCGCCGAGGTCCTGGAGTACGACGGCCCGACCCGGCTCGGCGGGTCAATCGCGGACCCGCTGGTCATCGGCCGGTACGACGACGGCTCCCCGCTCGTGCTGTGGCTCCCGGGCGACCCGGAGGTGGGCCGCAACGCGACTCACCTGCTGATCGCGGGCGGGACCGGCTCCGGCAAGGGCGACGGCGCCCTGAACGTCCTGACCGAGATCGTCTCCCGCACGGACGTCAACGTACTGCTCTCGGACCCCAAGTCCTTCCAGGACTTCCGGCCCCTCCTCCCCGCCTTCGACTGGGCAGAGGAGGGCGGGCCCGGTACGGAGGCGATGGTGGAAGCGCTCCAGGCCGCCATCCCCGCCCGGACCCGCTGGCTCGGTGCCCACCGCTACCGCCAGTGGACCGTCCAGGCGGCCGGCAAGCAGACAGACCCAGCGCACTCCTGCCGCACCGACGGCACCGCGTGCGGCTGCGAGGGCATGGCCTACCTGGTCGCGTGGTTCGAGGAGGCCGCGAACACCCTGCGAGCCCTCGGAGACGACGCGTTCACCGGCATCGCCCAGGAGGCCCGCGCCGCCGGCGTCTCCCTGATCGTCTCCCTCCAGCGCCCCAGCTACGACCAGATGAGCACCAGCACCCGCGCCTCCCTGCCGTCCGTGCTCGCGTTCGGCTGCGACCCCCGCGACGAGGGATTCGCGCTCCCCGAGACCGTCCTCGACGCCGGGGCCCACCCCGGCGCGTGGGGCAACCGCCGCCCCGGCTACTGCTACCTCGTCTCGGCGGGCATCCCCGAGGACCGCTACCCCGCCCCGGGCCGCACGCGACGCTTCACCACCCGCTCCATGGACGTCATGGAACAGCTCGCGGACTGGGCCGCCGCCAACGGCGCCCCGATGGACCTGGTCACCGCCCGGGCCTTCGAGGCGACCGTCGGCAACGCCTACACCCACCGCACCCGCCACACACCCGACACCGCCCCGCAGCCGCGGGCGGTGGACGCCGAGGAAGTGAACGCGGGCATGCTGCTCGACCCCGAGGACGATGGCATCGACCCCGACGCCGACCTCCCCGGCGACGAACTCGGCGATGATGCACCGCTGTTCGGCGCGGACCCGGGCCGCAAGCCCACCCCGGAGGAAGCGCGGCTCCTGTTCGAGGAGGCGCTGGAGGAGTTCGAGGAGGAGGGCCGGATGATCGTCGGCCCGAAGGACTTCTCCGACTGGTGCGAGACCCACGGCTACAGCCGCCCCTGGATCTCCGCCCGCTTGAAGGACGCCGCCCTCGACGGCCGCCTGGAACCGACGAACCAGTCCGGCCGCTGGCGGATCGTCCCCGCCCTCGCCGCCGCCTGA
- a CDS encoding helix-turn-helix transcriptional regulator gives MARTARRRQPADELVSLTDALDELRITRATYYRWRNRGYAPEMQRLPNGHLRISRSKLDAFKNELEIA, from the coding sequence ATGGCCCGCACCGCCCGCCGCCGTCAGCCCGCCGACGAACTGGTGTCGCTGACCGACGCGCTCGACGAGCTCCGCATCACCCGAGCCACCTACTACCGCTGGCGCAACCGCGGCTACGCCCCCGAGATGCAGCGCCTCCCCAACGGACACCTGCGGATCAGCCGCAGCAAGCTCGACGCCTTCAAGAACGAACTGGAGATCGCGTGA
- a CDS encoding ATP-binding protein, which yields MAEDEKNPAREVITDYAQEHFRYFRTVDGTVYAQKNGHPVARPIRSQGTTGSHRQELMVGLFKDGFGVFNGTALKEALDLIEALALTEDVQPTHIRVAPGFDGATWLDLGRDDGKSVRIHPTGWEILTPDPREVCWRRTQLTGELPLPVEKTNGKGIDFLMRLCNFASAQAESLALAWLIGCLGPSAPVPAPFLTGPQGAGKSTAGRMLVRIIEGMSGDLRRAPKDEENLITAVAAGWVTALDNLSHLGPDLSDLMCCIVTGAETIKRALFTDGDVVRSRYRRPLLLTGIDVGVIRPDLAERLLPLRLERPLVRRTEAELWAEFEEVLPIILGSVLDLAVKVRATEADIPTDLRMADFAHLCAQLDAATSMGALDAYRASLDDLNDDVIEGDLLAQTVLKHAAGIEPGTEVRMTSAEWLHGLTQLYSGEDFRPLPKGWPTTGKVLSDRLKRLQPVLAARGVLVDWGRTRAARYIEMTRQTPPADEQSPMF from the coding sequence ATGGCCGAGGACGAGAAGAATCCGGCCCGCGAGGTCATCACCGACTACGCGCAGGAGCATTTCCGGTACTTCCGGACCGTCGACGGGACCGTATACGCGCAGAAGAACGGTCACCCCGTGGCCCGTCCGATCCGCTCCCAGGGAACGACGGGCAGCCACCGGCAGGAACTCATGGTCGGACTCTTCAAAGACGGGTTCGGCGTATTCAACGGCACCGCACTCAAGGAGGCGTTGGACTTGATCGAAGCACTTGCTCTGACCGAGGACGTACAGCCCACCCACATCCGCGTCGCCCCCGGATTCGACGGCGCAACCTGGCTCGACCTGGGCCGCGACGACGGCAAGTCCGTCCGCATCCACCCCACCGGCTGGGAGATCCTCACCCCCGACCCGCGCGAGGTCTGCTGGCGCCGCACCCAACTCACCGGGGAGCTGCCCCTGCCGGTCGAGAAGACCAACGGCAAGGGAATCGACTTCCTGATGCGGCTGTGCAACTTCGCCAGCGCCCAGGCCGAGAGCCTGGCCCTCGCCTGGCTGATCGGCTGCCTCGGGCCGTCCGCGCCCGTCCCCGCCCCCTTCCTCACCGGGCCCCAGGGTGCGGGCAAGTCCACCGCCGGCCGGATGCTCGTGCGGATCATCGAGGGCATGAGCGGCGACCTGCGCCGCGCCCCGAAGGACGAGGAAAACCTGATCACGGCCGTCGCCGCCGGATGGGTCACCGCCCTGGACAACCTCTCCCACCTCGGCCCGGACCTGTCCGACCTCATGTGCTGCATCGTCACCGGAGCCGAGACCATCAAGCGCGCCCTGTTCACCGACGGCGACGTGGTGCGCTCCCGCTACCGCCGCCCCCTGCTGCTGACCGGCATCGACGTCGGCGTCATCCGCCCCGACCTCGCCGAACGCCTCCTCCCGCTGCGTCTGGAACGCCCCCTCGTGCGGCGGACGGAGGCGGAGCTGTGGGCGGAGTTCGAAGAGGTCCTGCCGATCATCCTCGGGTCCGTGCTCGACCTCGCCGTCAAGGTCCGCGCCACCGAGGCCGACATCCCCACCGACCTGCGCATGGCCGACTTCGCCCATCTCTGCGCGCAGCTCGACGCGGCCACCAGCATGGGCGCGCTGGACGCCTACCGGGCCAGCCTCGACGACCTCAACGACGACGTCATCGAAGGCGACCTGCTCGCCCAGACCGTCCTCAAGCACGCGGCCGGCATCGAGCCCGGCACGGAAGTCCGGATGACGTCCGCCGAGTGGCTCCACGGCCTCACGCAGCTCTACAGCGGCGAGGACTTCCGTCCCCTGCCCAAGGGCTGGCCCACCACCGGCAAGGTCCTCTCCGACCGCCTCAAGCGGCTTCAGCCCGTCCTGGCTGCACGGGGAGTCCTCGTCGACTGGGGCCGTACCCGGGCCGCCCGCTACATCGAGATGACCCGCCAGACGCCCCCGGCCGACGAGCAGTCCCCGATGTTCTAG
- a CDS encoding helix-turn-helix transcriptional regulator, protein MPRPALPEFATPQRRKLATAQELADYCGVPLGTVYQWSHRGGGPRLIKVGRHLRARWDDVERWLDSQTIAA, encoded by the coding sequence ATGCCTCGCCCTGCCCTTCCCGAATTCGCCACCCCGCAGAGGCGCAAGCTCGCCACCGCGCAGGAACTCGCCGACTACTGCGGCGTGCCGCTCGGCACCGTCTACCAGTGGAGCCACCGTGGCGGCGGCCCCCGCCTGATCAAGGTCGGTCGGCACCTCCGCGCCCGCTGGGACGACGTCGAGCGCTGGCTCGACTCCCAGACCATCGCCGCATGA
- a CDS encoding DUF2742 domain-containing protein, producing the protein MTGPRIDTAATDPVALWSSAQVTALGVETWPAYGGLAWRALLATDPRKAAAIFEAAEQWRRHRADADELDCLLADDPEEWFRRVTVDADAEARRIAPALAKRPTAAEVQARTGHHPPRTVTATRGWPPVAIPGRPGRYRHLIDGRQVDLPTHHRQEHAA; encoded by the coding sequence ATGACCGGCCCCCGCATCGACACCGCCGCGACCGACCCCGTCGCCCTGTGGTCGTCCGCTCAGGTCACCGCCCTCGGGGTGGAAACGTGGCCTGCTTACGGGGGTCTCGCGTGGCGTGCCCTGCTCGCTACCGATCCCCGGAAGGCCGCCGCGATCTTCGAGGCCGCCGAGCAGTGGCGCCGGCACCGTGCCGACGCCGACGAACTCGACTGCCTGCTCGCCGACGACCCCGAGGAGTGGTTCCGGCGGGTGACCGTCGACGCGGACGCCGAGGCCCGCCGGATCGCCCCCGCGCTCGCGAAGCGACCGACCGCCGCAGAGGTCCAGGCCCGCACCGGCCACCACCCGCCTCGGACGGTCACCGCTACCCGCGGGTGGCCGCCCGTCGCCATCCCCGGCCGCCCGGGCCGGTACCGACACCTCATCGACGGCCGCCAAGTCGACCTGCCCACCCACCACCGCCAGGAGCATGCCGCCTGA
- a CDS encoding tyrosine-type recombinase/integrase, protein MTDWSYTVRIWSIRKRPYRKPYQLRWQVGTKPHSESFLTLGLAESRRAQFITATREGEPWDIDSGLPKSMVQKAKDISWYQHARNYVEMKWDHSPASTRRNLAEAMATVTMALLKDTKGMADHKAVRRALYTWGFNVNRWKEETPEDVASLLSWVERKSVPTSNLADRILVRRALDACTRRLDGKTSAGTVIARKRAIFHQALGLAVEAELLSENPIPAIKWKAPEKVEEEVDPEAVPDPEQAAALLAAVGKQGARGRHMEAFFGCMYYSAARPGELVGLRLQECDLPRRGWGLIRLRESRARSGSSWTDTGEAHDRRGLKHRTRKAVRHVPIPPELVAMLRWHVTLYGTHADGRLFRTARGGMVQESGYGEVWAGARGDVLTPAEQETKLAKRPYDLRHAAVSTWLSSGVEPQLVAQRAGHSTGVLFRVYAKFLKGGDEAANAKISARLNQHRASGPATA, encoded by the coding sequence GTGACCGACTGGAGCTACACCGTGCGGATCTGGAGCATCCGCAAGCGGCCGTACCGCAAGCCGTACCAACTCCGCTGGCAGGTCGGCACGAAGCCGCACTCCGAGTCCTTCCTGACGCTCGGGCTCGCGGAAAGCCGGCGCGCGCAGTTCATCACCGCGACCCGCGAGGGCGAGCCCTGGGACATCGACAGCGGCCTGCCGAAGTCGATGGTCCAGAAGGCGAAGGACATCTCCTGGTACCAGCACGCCAGGAACTACGTGGAGATGAAGTGGGACCACTCCCCCGCCTCCACGCGCCGGAACCTCGCTGAGGCCATGGCGACCGTGACCATGGCGCTGCTCAAGGACACGAAGGGCATGGCGGACCACAAGGCCGTACGCCGCGCGCTCTATACCTGGGGCTTCAACGTGAACCGGTGGAAGGAGGAGACCCCGGAGGACGTGGCCTCGCTGCTCTCGTGGGTGGAGCGGAAGTCCGTCCCCACGTCCAACCTGGCGGATCGGATCCTCGTTCGCCGGGCCCTGGACGCCTGCACCCGGCGGCTGGACGGCAAGACGTCGGCCGGCACCGTCATCGCCCGGAAGCGGGCCATCTTCCACCAGGCCCTCGGGCTCGCCGTCGAAGCCGAGCTGCTGAGCGAGAACCCGATCCCGGCGATCAAGTGGAAGGCGCCCGAGAAGGTGGAGGAGGAAGTGGACCCCGAAGCCGTGCCGGACCCCGAGCAGGCCGCCGCGCTCCTGGCCGCTGTGGGAAAGCAGGGCGCCCGAGGGCGGCATATGGAGGCATTCTTCGGGTGCATGTACTACTCCGCCGCCCGGCCAGGCGAGCTGGTCGGGCTCCGGCTCCAGGAGTGCGACCTCCCCCGACGCGGCTGGGGGCTCATCCGGCTTCGGGAGAGCAGGGCGCGCTCCGGAAGCTCCTGGACGGACACGGGCGAGGCTCATGACCGGCGCGGGCTCAAGCACCGCACCCGGAAGGCCGTCCGGCACGTGCCGATCCCGCCCGAGCTCGTGGCGATGCTCCGGTGGCACGTCACGCTGTACGGCACCCACGCCGACGGCCGGCTGTTCCGGACCGCCCGCGGCGGCATGGTCCAGGAGAGCGGATACGGGGAGGTCTGGGCGGGCGCCCGCGGGGACGTCCTCACGCCCGCCGAGCAGGAGACCAAGCTGGCCAAGCGGCCGTATGACCTTCGTCACGCGGCCGTCTCCACCTGGCTCAGCTCGGGAGTCGAGCCGCAGCTCGTCGCCCAGCGGGCCGGCCACTCGACGGGGGTCCTGTTCCGGGTCTACGCGAAGTTCCTGAAGGGTGGCGACGAGGCTGCCAACGCCAAGATCTCCGCCCGGTTGAATCAGCACCGCGCGAGCGGTCCCGCGACCGCCTGA
- a CDS encoding bifunctional DNA primase/polymerase translates to MTHAIPIRRDARTGHLNVALRLAADGLPVLPLRAGKGPFGNCRNCANNACGGRPNMKTPGPCQCPWPCHAWAAATSDPTTITSPAWKTAWRYAGTVGYHPGGAGVTVVDLDNTEAVDWARENLPPTRTVGTTRGEHWIYQGTMRSVNGVREGVDLKSTMSYARWLGPGTGTMTPLPEVVLALAEKEPTAIRPTPHAVTVPLPTGGGECRHRSPSYLERGIAMAEQRITDATSAVHATVYRTFLAVLSAHGRCGCLTETHIGRLFTAAQAKGESPRHCTDAWTNARSALGM, encoded by the coding sequence ATGACCCATGCCATCCCGATCCGGCGAGACGCCCGGACCGGTCACCTCAATGTGGCCCTGCGGCTGGCCGCCGACGGACTGCCGGTCCTGCCACTGCGCGCCGGGAAGGGCCCGTTCGGCAACTGCCGGAACTGCGCCAACAACGCGTGCGGCGGACGGCCGAACATGAAGACCCCCGGCCCCTGCCAGTGCCCGTGGCCGTGCCACGCCTGGGCCGCCGCCACCTCCGACCCCACCACCATCACCTCCCCGGCCTGGAAGACCGCGTGGAGGTACGCCGGGACCGTCGGCTATCACCCCGGCGGCGCCGGGGTGACCGTGGTCGACCTCGACAACACCGAGGCCGTCGACTGGGCCCGGGAGAACCTGCCCCCGACCCGGACCGTTGGCACGACGCGCGGCGAGCACTGGATCTACCAGGGCACCATGCGCTCCGTGAACGGCGTCCGCGAGGGCGTCGACCTCAAGTCCACGATGTCCTACGCCCGGTGGCTCGGCCCCGGCACCGGCACCATGACGCCGCTGCCGGAGGTCGTGCTCGCGCTCGCCGAGAAGGAGCCCACCGCCATCCGGCCGACGCCACATGCCGTGACCGTGCCCCTGCCTACCGGAGGCGGGGAGTGCCGTCACCGCTCGCCCTCCTACCTGGAGCGTGGCATCGCCATGGCGGAGCAGCGCATCACCGATGCCACCAGCGCGGTCCACGCCACCGTGTACCGGACGTTCCTCGCGGTGCTGTCCGCCCATGGCCGGTGCGGCTGCCTCACCGAGACCCACATCGGCCGGCTGTTCACCGCCGCGCAGGCCAAGGGGGAGTCTCCCCGGCACTGCACGGACGCCTGGACCAACGCCCGTTCCGCTCTGGGCATGTGA
- a CDS encoding tyrosine-type recombinase/integrase, which produces MAEVYDRWHLSRPSKTGEPCAEHSSKTRTLIPSADHGKGKRWQVRWRDGSGKQCKENFAKRSQADVRAATIEADLARGLYVDPAAGKESLRAVAERWRTSAVHRDGTASRVERALRLHIYPTFGDRPIVSIRPSEVQAWVKDRSQVVAPSTLRTTYAYLVTVMHTAVRDRIIALNPCSGVKIPEVRKAEIVPLHPDAVRALIEAAPDRYRAMILLAAASGLRQGEVFGLEADCVDFLRREVVVRQQLVTPDKGDQEETPASYLGEPKTHESYRTVPLVGSAVDALAAHLQQYPAALVEIEDRTDPRKPRRRKVQLLFTSGRTDVIKRANWAHVWGRMEIRANKALTKAHGEAYAAWVQRGRPTGEEPALVQVPDGASMHDLRHFYASALIKHRESVKTVQRRLGHSKPSITLDTYTHLWPDDEDTTRAAVEAVLGDVPPLCPIKLA; this is translated from the coding sequence ATGGCTGAGGTCTACGACCGCTGGCACCTGTCCCGTCCGTCGAAGACCGGGGAGCCGTGCGCCGAGCACAGCAGCAAGACCCGCACCCTGATACCCAGCGCCGACCACGGCAAGGGCAAGCGCTGGCAGGTCCGTTGGCGCGACGGGAGCGGGAAGCAGTGCAAGGAGAACTTCGCCAAGCGCAGCCAGGCGGACGTTCGCGCCGCGACCATCGAGGCCGACCTCGCCCGCGGCCTGTACGTCGATCCGGCGGCCGGCAAGGAGAGCCTTCGGGCCGTCGCCGAGCGCTGGCGGACCTCGGCCGTTCACCGCGACGGCACGGCCTCCCGTGTCGAGCGGGCGCTGCGGCTCCACATCTACCCGACCTTCGGTGACCGGCCGATCGTGAGCATCCGACCCTCAGAGGTACAGGCGTGGGTCAAGGACCGGTCACAGGTCGTCGCGCCGTCCACGCTCCGTACGACGTACGCCTACCTCGTCACCGTGATGCACACGGCCGTGCGGGACCGGATCATCGCCCTGAACCCCTGCTCGGGCGTCAAGATCCCGGAGGTCCGCAAGGCGGAGATCGTGCCCCTGCACCCCGACGCGGTGCGCGCGCTGATCGAGGCGGCGCCCGACAGATACCGCGCCATGATCCTGCTTGCCGCGGCCTCGGGGCTGCGGCAGGGCGAGGTGTTCGGGCTGGAGGCGGACTGCGTCGACTTCCTGCGCCGCGAGGTGGTTGTCCGCCAGCAGCTCGTCACGCCCGACAAGGGCGACCAGGAGGAGACCCCCGCGTCCTACCTCGGTGAGCCCAAGACGCACGAGAGCTACCGAACCGTGCCGCTGGTCGGCTCGGCCGTCGACGCGCTCGCCGCGCATCTCCAGCAGTATCCGGCCGCACTGGTCGAGATCGAGGACCGGACCGACCCGCGCAAACCGCGCCGCCGCAAGGTGCAGTTGCTGTTCACGAGCGGCCGGACCGACGTGATCAAGCGCGCGAACTGGGCGCACGTCTGGGGGCGCATGGAGATCAGGGCGAACAAGGCACTGACGAAGGCGCACGGCGAGGCGTACGCGGCATGGGTCCAGCGCGGCCGGCCGACGGGGGAGGAACCCGCCCTCGTCCAGGTGCCGGACGGCGCGAGCATGCACGACCTGCGCCACTTCTACGCCTCGGCGCTGATTAAGCACCGGGAGAGCGTGAAGACGGTTCAGCGCCGGTTGGGGCACTCGAAGCCGTCGATCACGCTCGACACGTACACGCACCTCTGGCCCGACGACGAGGACACAACGCGGGCAGCCGTCGAGGCGGTCCTCGGCGATGTGCCCCCGTTGTGCCCTATCAAGCTGGCCTAG
- a CDS encoding YajQ family cyclic di-GMP-binding protein — protein MADSSFDIVSKVERQEVDNALNQAVKEISQRYDFKGTNASISWSGEKILMQANGEERVMAILDIFQTKLIKRGISLKSLDVEGEPQLSGKEYKLFASVQEGISQENAKKVAKAIRDEGPKGVKAQVQGDELRVSSKSRDDLQAVQALLKGKDFDFALQFVNYR, from the coding sequence ATGGCCGACTCCAGTTTCGACATCGTGTCCAAGGTCGAGCGGCAGGAGGTCGACAACGCCCTCAACCAGGCCGTGAAGGAGATCTCCCAGCGCTACGACTTCAAGGGGACCAACGCCTCGATCTCCTGGTCGGGCGAGAAGATCCTGATGCAGGCGAACGGCGAGGAGCGCGTCATGGCGATCCTCGACATCTTCCAGACCAAGCTGATCAAGCGCGGCATCTCGCTGAAGTCGCTGGACGTCGAGGGTGAGCCGCAGCTGTCCGGCAAGGAGTACAAGCTCTTCGCCTCGGTCCAGGAGGGCATCTCCCAGGAGAACGCCAAGAAGGTCGCGAAGGCCATCCGGGACGAGGGCCCCAAGGGCGTCAAGGCGCAGGTCCAGGGCGACGAGCTGCGTGTCAGCTCGAAGAGCCGGGACGACCTGCAGGCCGTCCAGGCGCTGCTCAAGGGCAAGGACTTCGACTTCGCCCTCCAGTTCGTGAACTACCGCTGA